The Vicia villosa cultivar HV-30 ecotype Madison, WI linkage group LG1, Vvil1.0, whole genome shotgun sequence genome includes a region encoding these proteins:
- the LOC131656556 gene encoding uncharacterized protein LOC131656556, protein MRQKRQSNDESLVSDSATPEESSNPNRVLKVVPLRTISNDEVRATKPKTTHAKRPKEGIHNKGTKSSASATMEKLTKEGSKYVDSAITRIVNRILKENHQVHGITIPLQTVMADPPQQHHQQANNKKKGKAVVKGSPKRITQVNNPAKDAIRKKSTSAGPVKSKAVTKSKGVGPSNSWSRVIPKKRKEREIVEPESDVEVSVPDIPSRKKPTTSKLSASIPDVPIDNVSFHYASSVSRWKYVLQKRLAVEKELALNALENK, encoded by the exons ATGCGACAGAAAAGG CAATCGAATGATGAATCTCTCGTCTCAGACTCAGCAACACcagaagagtcctctaaccctaATAGGGTTCTTAAGGTTGTCCCTTTAAGGACGATTAGCAATGACGAAGTAAGGGCCACAAAGCCTAAAACGACTCATGCAAAACGACCCAAGGAGGGTATTCACAACAAGGGCACCAAATCCTCAGCATCTGCTACCATGGAGAAACTTACTAAAGAAGGATCCAAGTATGTCGATAGTGCAATTACCAGGATTGTTAATCGTATTCTGAAGGAGAATCATCAAGTGCATGGAATAACCATTCCACTTCAAACTGTAATGGCTGATCCCCCCCAACAACACCA CCAACAGGCTAATAACAAGAAGAAAGGTAAAGCTGTTGTTAAAGGATCACCAAAAAGGATCACTCAAGTGAACAACCCTGCCAAAGACGCTATCAGGAAGAAGAGTACGTCTGCAGGTCCTGTCAAGAGCAAAGCTGTTACCAAAAGTAAAGGGGTTGGTCCCTCAAACTCTTGGAGCAGGGTcattccaaagaaaagaaaagagcggGAAATTGTTGAACCTGAATCTGATGTTGAAGTAAGTGTCCCTGACATCCCGTCAAGGAAGAAGCCTACAACCAGTAAGCTTTCTGCTAGTATCCCTGATGTTCCCATTGATAATGTATCTTTTCACTATGCCTCTAGTGTCAGCAGATGGAAATATGTTCTTCAAAAGAGATTGGCTGTTGAAAAGGAATTGGCTCTAAATGCTCTTGAAAACAAATAA
- the LOC131644414 gene encoding zinc finger BED domain-containing protein RICESLEEPER 1-like, with product MLVLGGALFHVRCCAHVLNLLVQDGLSQINDVISKVRESVKYINHNDARMKAFCDVAEQKGLKDRKLILDCPTRWNSTYHMLSAASKFRIAFPSYKEREPHYKYAPSNEEWDNVEKVCQFLEVFNIATLIISGSEYPTSNLYLAEVWRVKQVIDNATEDTNSFMRKMAASMKLKFDKYWGECNLLMAIASVLDPRSKFHAVDICFPLIYKAEVVQENIEKVKNSLEELYNEYVSLSLQESSSNEAHPSGINTSSSSTQSQSLVITGFDRIMSIVREKEAVPAVKSELQTYLDEGVYIPDGDNNSFSALERWRNNSLKYKILSKMAADILAVPISIVASESTFSARGRVIDEYRSKLNEQSIEALICGGDWLRHKYNLKQKSKVVAEQQEIIECSVVRVMVLLELWICSC from the exons ATGTTAGTTCTTGGAGGAGCATTATTTCATGTTAGATGTTGTGCACATGTACTAAATTTGTTAGTGCAAGATGGCCTTAGCCAAATTAATGATGTCATTAGCAAAGTTCGTGAAAGTGTGAAGTATATCAACCATAATGATGCAAGAATGAAAGCTTTTTGTGATGTTGCTGAACAAAAGGGGCTGAAAGATAGGAAACTCATACTTGATTGCCCAACAAGATGGAATTCTACGTATCACATGTTATCCGCTGCATCGAAATTCAGGATTGCATTTCCATCTTATAAGGAAAGAGAGCCACATTATAAATATGCACCTTCAAATGAAGAATGGGACAATGTTGAGAAGGTTTGTCAATTTCTTGAAGTGTTTAATATTGCCACTCTTATTATATCAGGTAGTGAGTACCCTACTTCTAACCTATATCTTGCAGAAGTTTGGAGGGTGAAGCAAGTCATTGATAATGCGACAGAAGATACAAATTCATTTATGAGAAAAATGGCTGCTTCtatgaaattaaagtttgacaaATATTGGGGTGAATGCAATTTGTTGATGGCTATTGCTAGTGTTTTGGATCCAAGGAGCAAATTTCATGCTGTTGATATATGCTTTCCATTGATATATAAAGCTGAAGTTGTTCAAGAGAATATAGAGAAGGTGAAGAATTCTTTAGAAGAGCTATATAATGAATATGTTTCTCTAAGTCTGCAAGAATCATCTTCTAATGAAGCTCATCCTAGTGgcatcaatacatcatcatctTCGACCCAATCTCAATCTTTAGTCATCACCGGATTTGACCGAATCATGAGCATTGTGCGTGAAAAGGAAGCTGTTCCCGCAGTGAAATCAGAATTACAAACTTATCTTGATGAAGGTGTTTACATTCCTGATGGAGATAATAACTCTTTTAGCGCATTGGAGCGGTGGAGGAACAACAGCTTAAAATATAAGATCTTATCAAAGATGGCTGCTGATATTCTAGCTGTTCCTATATCTATTGTAGCCTCAGAGTCTACTTTCAGTGCCAGAGGCAGAGTTATCGATGAATACCGCTCTAAACTGAATGAGCAATCTATAGAAGCACTTATTTGTGGTGGCGATTGGCTTCGTCACAAGTATAACTTGAAACAAAAATCAAAG GTGGTTGCTGAACAACAGGAGATAATTGAATGTAGTGTTGTTAGAGTTATGGTGCTGTTAGAGTTATGGATTTGTTCATGTTAG
- the LOC131644415 gene encoding late embryogenesis abundant protein D-34-like, with protein sequence MSQEPPQRPRADQFPEQQPIKYGDVFNVTGELASQPIKPRDAALMQAKENQALGQTQKGSPAAVMQSAAAVNTATGLVHRDDISDIARNQGVSISESKVGGNRVITESIGSQVVEEFVEPDVPMNDPGLVLDKNAITIGEALEASALTRAGDKPLDHSDAAAIQAAEMRATGKNQTEPGGLGAIAQSAATRNSRTMPDLQKTTLADVVSGAREKLGADKAVTREDAEGVIGAELRNKADMRTTPGGVAGSMAAAATLNQKTSIMVSKQINEDRVLKTECL encoded by the exons ATGAGTCAAGAACCGCCACAAAGACCACGAGCAGATCAATTCCCCGAGCAACAACCAATCAAATACGGTGATGTATTCAACGTCACGGGAGAATTAGCATCACAACCAATCAAACCAAGAGACGCAGCTCTCATGCAGGCAAAAGAGAATCAAGCCTTAGGACAAACCCAAAAGGGAAGTCCTGCCGCAGTCATGCAATCAGCAGCCGCAGTAAACACCGCAACAGGTCTTGTCCACCGCGACGACATCTCAGACATAGCCAGAAACCAAGGTGTGAGCATCTCCGAATCCAAAGTGGGTGGGAACCGCGTGATCACTGAGTCGATTGGGTCACAAGTTGTAGAAGAGTTCGTTGAGCCTGATGTGCCAATGAATGATCCTGGTTTGGTTTTGGATAAGAATGCTATAACCATTGGAGAGGCGCTGGAAGCTTCTGCTTTAACTCGAGCTGGTGATAAACCGTT GGATCATAGCGATGCTGCTGCTATACAAGCAGCGGAAATGAGAGCCACCGGAAAGAATCAAACTGAGCCGGGTGGATTGGGCGCCATTGCTCAGTCAGCTGCAACTCGGAACTCTCGTACTATGCCCGatctgcagaaaacaacattagCTGATGTCGTATCG GGTGCGAGGGAGAAGCTGGGGGCAGACAAAGCTGTAACTCGAGAGGACGCGGAGGGAGTGATTGGAGCTGAGCTTAGAAATAAAGCTGACATGAGAACTACACCGGGCGGTGTGGCTGGGTCGATGGCAGCAGCGGCTACGCTCAATCAAAAAAC ATCAATCATGGTGTCTAAACAAATCAATGAAGACCGGGTTTTAAAGACTGAGTGTTTGTAA